Proteins co-encoded in one Candidatus Glassbacteria bacterium genomic window:
- a CDS encoding glutamyl-tRNA reductase, whose translation MSIAIGGLNHRVAPLELREKLAFSSPELKGRLAGFADSSGLEELVILSTCNRTEVYSYGQDRDELKSGIESVLGDKFGSSVDLGELNFYSYNDRKAVSHLFRVASSLDSMILGEDQILGQVREAYRLAQEARSTGRVLSRLFQQAVRTGKRVRTETSISTGAVSVSSAAVDLASKIFGELAGKEALILGAGETSELTLSLLFNYGVDSVLVANRTYRKAVELAVQYHGTAVKFEEYEPYLAQADILISSTSAPGYVLNRERAGDALAHRDKPIFLIDLAVPRDIDPSLADYDNVFLYNIDDLMAVVESNVEDRKSQVGLVEDIIASELNQFMEWYESLAVVPLIKTLHEQMNRIRAGEVDKVMGKLGQLSEEQRSLVEHLTVSVMKKFLHGPTSRLKENPRKLARMEPVELLKFLFMLDEGDSGGGKR comes from the coding sequence ATGTCTATCGCAATTGGAGGACTGAACCACAGGGTGGCTCCGCTGGAATTGCGGGAGAAACTGGCATTCAGCAGCCCGGAACTCAAGGGCCGCCTGGCCGGGTTCGCCGACAGCTCCGGACTGGAGGAGCTGGTGATCCTGTCGACCTGCAACCGCACCGAGGTCTATAGCTACGGCCAGGACAGGGATGAGCTTAAGTCCGGAATCGAGAGTGTGCTGGGTGATAAGTTCGGCTCCAGCGTGGACCTGGGCGAGCTCAATTTTTACTCGTACAACGACCGTAAAGCGGTCAGTCATCTCTTCCGGGTGGCCTCCAGCCTTGACTCGATGATCCTGGGCGAGGACCAGATTCTGGGGCAGGTCCGCGAGGCGTACCGTCTGGCGCAGGAAGCCCGCAGCACGGGCCGGGTGCTCTCACGGTTGTTCCAGCAGGCGGTCAGGACCGGCAAGCGGGTGCGCACCGAAACCAGTATCTCCACCGGCGCGGTGTCTGTCAGCTCGGCGGCTGTAGACCTGGCGAGCAAGATTTTCGGTGAACTGGCCGGTAAGGAAGCGCTGATCCTGGGAGCAGGGGAGACCTCGGAGCTTACCCTCAGTCTGCTGTTCAACTACGGGGTCGACTCGGTGCTGGTGGCCAACCGCACCTACCGCAAGGCCGTGGAGCTGGCGGTTCAGTATCACGGGACCGCGGTCAAGTTCGAGGAGTACGAACCCTACCTGGCCCAGGCGGATATTCTGATCAGCAGTACGAGCGCTCCGGGCTACGTGCTCAACCGCGAACGGGCGGGCGATGCCCTGGCCCACCGCGACAAGCCGATCTTCCTGATCGACCTCGCCGTCCCGCGCGATATCGATCCATCCCTGGCCGACTACGACAACGTGTTCCTGTACAATATCGACGACCTGATGGCGGTGGTGGAGAGCAATGTCGAGGACCGCAAGAGCCAGGTGGGACTGGTCGAGGACATCATCGCCAGCGAGCTGAATCAGTTCATGGAATGGTACGAATCACTGGCCGTGGTCCCGCTGATCAAGACCCTTCACGAACAGATGAACCGGATCCGCGCCGGCGAAGTGGACAAGGTGATGGGCAAGCTGGGCCAGCTCAGCGAGGAGCAGCGCAGCCTGGTGGAGCATCTGACCGTATCGGTAATGAAGAAGTTCCTGCACGGGCCGACCAGCCGTCTCAAGGAAAATCCGCGCAAGCTGGCCCGGATGGAACCGGTGGAGTTGCTCAAATTTTTATTTATGCTGGATGAGGGGGATTCGGGTGGCGGCAAGCGGTAA
- a CDS encoding bifunctional precorrin-2 dehydrogenase/sirohydrochlorin ferrochelatase, translating into MAADMHESDAVFYPVFIDLRDRFCLVVGAGEIAVRKAQSLLDAGARVKVVSPAAGEKMTALYRQGLVQWVERGFEESDLEGCFLVIGATGDPGVNRRVYDAAEGAGILANIIDVPELCNFLVPSVMRRGGFQVAVSSGGASPVLAREVRRRLEKNFGPQYGGIVKLLAGLRGTLKQRLTKVSRRREFWEMMIDLEFFDKLDPARVEEEIRERAERCLSQLED; encoded by the coding sequence TTGGCCGCTGATATGCACGAAAGCGACGCGGTGTTCTATCCTGTGTTTATCGACCTTCGCGACAGGTTCTGCCTGGTGGTGGGCGCGGGGGAGATAGCCGTGCGCAAGGCGCAGAGCCTGCTGGATGCCGGCGCCAGGGTGAAAGTCGTCAGTCCGGCGGCCGGCGAAAAAATGACCGCCCTTTACCGGCAAGGCCTGGTGCAATGGGTTGAGCGTGGTTTCGAGGAAAGCGACCTGGAGGGCTGCTTCCTGGTGATTGGGGCCACCGGCGACCCCGGAGTCAACCGCAGGGTGTACGACGCCGCCGAGGGAGCCGGGATACTGGCCAATATTATCGACGTGCCCGAGCTGTGCAACTTCCTCGTCCCGTCGGTGATGCGCCGCGGCGGTTTTCAGGTGGCGGTCTCCTCCGGCGGGGCCAGCCCGGTGCTGGCACGCGAAGTGCGCAGGCGGCTGGAGAAAAATTTCGGACCGCAGTACGGCGGGATTGTCAAGCTGCTGGCCGGTCTGCGCGGTACGCTCAAACAGCGGCTGACCAAGGTAAGCCGTCGCCGCGAGTTCTGGGAAATGATGATCGACCTGGAATTTTTCGACAAACTGGACCCGGCCAGGGTCGAAGAGGAAATCAGGGAGCGGGCTGAGAGATGTCTATCGCAATTGGAGGACTGA
- a CDS encoding sodium:alanine symporter family protein encodes MEQLTAFVLELEKFMYSEWFVVALLGTGVLLSVRTGLIQFRKMGAAWKMIFQGAFNKQEQEHEGDITPFQALSTALAATVGLGNIAGVATALALGGPGAIFWMWITALLGMATIYGEAMLAIKFRSVAPDGSMAGGPMHYIEKGLGNRKFGKALATVFAATGTAACLLSTGCMMQSNSIALSFNSSFGVPFWATGIALSILTGLVTIKGIKRIGVVVEKLVPLMIFFFIGASLLILIIKFRQIPAQLALIVRSAFQPMAAVGGFAGAGVIAAMQFGVSRGVLSNEAGLGSSPIAHGAAKEEDPDKQGILAMNGVFIDTIIVCTMTALVILISGKWTSGMTSTPLAAAAFESVIPHGHLIVTFSALLFGFSTLLGWSYYGEQCIQYLLGLRIVHFYRFVFILFVFTGAVIKLELVWSIGTIANACMALPNLVGLVALSGVVGSIALNRRGSAGPPDRDIPAPGN; translated from the coding sequence ATGGAGCAATTGACCGCGTTCGTGCTGGAGCTGGAAAAATTCATGTACAGTGAGTGGTTCGTGGTCGCCTTGCTGGGTACGGGAGTGCTGCTGTCGGTCCGTACCGGTCTGATCCAGTTCCGTAAGATGGGCGCGGCGTGGAAGATGATTTTCCAGGGAGCGTTCAACAAGCAAGAACAGGAACATGAGGGCGATATCACTCCGTTCCAGGCGCTCAGCACCGCGCTGGCCGCCACCGTGGGCCTGGGCAATATCGCCGGGGTGGCCACGGCGCTGGCTCTGGGCGGACCGGGGGCGATATTCTGGATGTGGATCACCGCGCTGCTGGGCATGGCCACGATCTACGGCGAGGCGATGCTGGCGATCAAGTTCCGCTCGGTGGCTCCCGACGGGTCGATGGCGGGCGGGCCGATGCACTATATCGAGAAAGGACTCGGCAACAGGAAGTTCGGCAAGGCGCTGGCCACGGTTTTCGCCGCGACAGGGACCGCCGCCTGCCTGCTGAGCACGGGCTGCATGATGCAGTCCAACTCGATCGCCCTTAGTTTCAACAGCAGTTTCGGCGTGCCGTTCTGGGCCACCGGGATCGCCTTGTCGATCCTGACCGGTCTGGTCACGATTAAGGGAATCAAGCGGATCGGCGTAGTGGTGGAAAAACTGGTGCCGCTGATGATTTTCTTCTTTATCGGTGCCTCGCTGCTGATCCTGATTATCAAGTTCCGTCAGATTCCGGCCCAACTGGCGCTGATCGTCAGGAGCGCGTTCCAGCCGATGGCTGCCGTGGGCGGGTTCGCCGGAGCCGGCGTGATCGCCGCGATGCAGTTCGGTGTCAGCCGGGGAGTGCTCTCCAACGAGGCGGGCCTGGGTTCCAGCCCGATCGCCCACGGCGCGGCCAAGGAAGAGGACCCGGACAAGCAGGGTATCCTGGCGATGAACGGTGTGTTTATCGACACGATCATTGTCTGTACCATGACCGCGCTGGTGATCCTGATCAGCGGCAAGTGGACCTCGGGGATGACCAGCACGCCCCTGGCGGCGGCCGCGTTCGAGTCGGTGATACCCCACGGCCACCTGATTGTCACTTTCAGCGCGCTGCTGTTCGGTTTCAGCACCCTGCTGGGCTGGTCGTACTATGGCGAGCAGTGTATCCAGTACCTGTTGGGTTTGCGGATCGTCCATTTCTACCGTTTCGTCTTCATCCTGTTCGTATTTACCGGCGCGGTAATCAAGCTGGAGCTGGTGTGGAGTATCGGCACTATCGCCAACGCGTGCATGGCGCTGCCCAATCTGGTCGGCCTGGTGGCGCTCAGCGGAGTGGTTGGGTCTATCGCGCTCAATCGTCGCGGCTCCGCCGGGCCTCCGGACCGGGATATCCCGGCGCCGGGGAATTGA
- a CDS encoding sodium-dependent transporter, which translates to MTQPRDNWGSKLAFILAASGSAIGLGNIWRFPTVAYQNGGAAFVQIYIMFVVLIGFVILIGEISIGRSAQRNPIGVYRKLAPGSPWKLVGVLGVLTAWGVLSYYSVVAGWTLSYIFTTAGGAFSQNLSAEEITEVFSATVASPGRALFWHFAFMLLTVGVVVGGVKKGIERWSKILMPLLLLILVLLVIRSVTLEGAEVGLAEFFRADWSKVGFKTLINALGQAVFSMSLGAGTMITYGSYMNREENIVRSAGMVAFLDTLIAILAGLAIFPALFTMSGMKPEVGAKLIFIVLPRLFSEIPFGTLFGTGFFILLGVAALTSSISLLEVPVAYFVDERKWSRKRSTVFCAIIAFGIGILSALSLGAVPGLSGIVTIGDRTLGWLDLMDLICGQCSMSFGAMMVAIFVGWRWGTKNLLDEISHNGYVGPVRKMVAFLIRWVCPLVMLLLALYILTHPSAFA; encoded by the coding sequence ATGACGCAACCGAGAGACAACTGGGGCAGTAAGCTGGCATTCATCCTGGCGGCCAGCGGATCGGCTATCGGGCTGGGCAATATCTGGCGCTTTCCGACAGTCGCCTACCAGAACGGCGGCGCGGCGTTCGTGCAGATTTATATCATGTTCGTCGTGCTGATCGGTTTCGTGATCCTGATCGGCGAGATCTCAATCGGCCGCAGCGCCCAGCGTAATCCGATCGGCGTTTACCGCAAGCTGGCGCCGGGGTCGCCGTGGAAGCTGGTGGGAGTGCTGGGGGTGCTCACGGCCTGGGGTGTGCTCAGCTACTACAGCGTGGTTGCCGGCTGGACCCTGAGCTACATATTCACCACCGCGGGCGGGGCGTTCAGCCAGAACCTGAGCGCGGAGGAAATAACCGAGGTGTTTTCCGCCACTGTCGCCAGTCCGGGACGGGCGCTGTTCTGGCATTTCGCGTTCATGCTGCTCACGGTTGGCGTGGTGGTGGGGGGGGTGAAGAAGGGAATCGAGCGCTGGAGCAAAATCCTGATGCCGCTGCTGCTGCTGATCCTGGTCCTGCTGGTGATCCGCTCGGTTACGCTCGAGGGGGCCGAGGTGGGCCTGGCCGAATTCTTCCGCGCCGACTGGAGCAAGGTCGGGTTCAAGACTCTGATCAACGCCCTGGGCCAGGCCGTATTCTCGATGAGCCTGGGCGCGGGCACGATGATCACCTACGGCAGCTACATGAACCGCGAGGAAAATATTGTCAGGAGCGCGGGCATGGTGGCCTTTCTCGATACCCTGATCGCCATTCTGGCCGGCCTGGCGATTTTCCCGGCCCTGTTCACCATGAGCGGAATGAAACCGGAGGTCGGCGCCAAGCTGATTTTTATCGTCCTGCCGCGGCTGTTCAGCGAAATCCCGTTCGGCACCCTGTTCGGCACGGGCTTTTTCATCCTGCTCGGCGTGGCCGCGCTGACCAGCAGCATCAGCCTGCTGGAGGTGCCGGTGGCCTATTTCGTGGATGAGCGCAAGTGGTCCCGCAAGCGCTCGACAGTCTTTTGCGCGATAATCGCTTTCGGCATCGGTATTCTCAGCGCGTTGAGCCTGGGAGCTGTCCCGGGACTGAGCGGGATCGTGACTATCGGAGACCGCACCCTGGGCTGGCTGGACCTGATGGACCTGATCTGCGGGCAGTGTTCGATGTCGTTCGGGGCGATGATGGTTGCGATATTTGTCGGCTGGCGCTGGGGCACGAAGAACCTGCTCGATGAGATTTCCCACAACGGATATGTGGGACCGGTACGGAAAATGGTGGCGTTCCTGATTCGCTGGGTCTGCCCGCTGGTGATGCTGTTGCTGGCCCTGTACATACTCACGCACCCCTCTGCGTTCGCCTGA